The following are encoded together in the Geobacter sulfurreducens PCA genome:
- a CDS encoding EVE domain-containing protein — protein MNRERRYWLFKSEPSCFSFDDLGSRPNGTEHWDGVRNFQARNLLRDEIKPGDGVLFYHSNVPDPAVVGIARVVREGYPDWTALDPAGEHFDPRAGRNNPIWYMVDVRYVKPLARPVTLAELKMHPEVADMVLLQRSRLSVQPVTPAQWEFILRLGGIHEPFNL, from the coding sequence ATGAACCGCGAGCGGCGTTACTGGCTCTTCAAGTCCGAGCCGTCCTGTTTTTCGTTTGACGACCTCGGGAGCCGCCCCAACGGCACGGAGCACTGGGACGGCGTGCGCAACTTCCAGGCCCGCAATCTTCTGCGCGACGAGATCAAGCCCGGGGACGGGGTCCTCTTCTATCACAGCAACGTCCCCGATCCGGCGGTGGTCGGCATTGCGCGGGTCGTGCGCGAGGGGTATCCCGACTGGACCGCCCTGGACCCGGCAGGCGAACACTTCGATCCCCGGGCCGGCCGGAATAACCCCATCTGGTATATGGTCGATGTCAGGTATGTGAAGCCACTCGCGCGGCCGGTGACGCTCGCCGAGTTGAAGATGCACCCGGAGGTGGCGGATATGGTCCTCTTGCAGCGGAGCCGCCTTTCGGTACAACCGGTGACCCCGGCCCAATGGGAGTTCATCCTGAGGCTCGGCGGAATCCATGAGCCGTTCAATCTGTAA
- a CDS encoding FKBP-type peptidyl-prolyl cis-trans isomerase, translating to MRNVEKILVLLLLLVGIVVAACSDRETKPAGEAKPASAAGASDAVTTASGLSYVDLAAGSGAAPVAGKPVKVHYTGWLENGTKFDSSVDRGEPFVFTIGAGEVIPGWDEGVMSMKVGGKRRLIVPPQLGYGAAGAGGVIPPNATLIFEVELLDVAT from the coding sequence GTGAGAAACGTCGAGAAAATTCTCGTACTGCTGCTGCTCCTGGTCGGGATCGTCGTGGCGGCCTGTTCGGACAGGGAAACCAAGCCGGCCGGCGAGGCGAAGCCTGCAAGCGCCGCCGGCGCCTCGGATGCCGTCACGACTGCTTCGGGGCTTTCCTACGTGGACCTTGCCGCCGGGTCCGGTGCGGCCCCCGTGGCCGGTAAACCGGTGAAGGTTCACTACACGGGCTGGCTTGAGAACGGCACGAAGTTCGACAGCTCCGTGGACCGGGGAGAGCCGTTCGTCTTCACCATCGGCGCGGGCGAGGTGATCCCGGGATGGGACGAGGGGGTCATGTCCATGAAGGTCGGCGGCAAGCGCCGTCTCATCGTACCCCCCCAACTCGGGTACGGTGCCGCCGGAGCCGGCGGGGTGATCCCGCCGAATGCAACTCTGATTTTCGAGGTGGAACTGCTCGACGTTGCCACGTGA
- a CDS encoding DUF4140 domain-containing protein produces MRLTLYVIGFLLAAVPAMAGSTVTYYLDGARISGEASAARGTVEVPLPSTYIPGSLRVSPAGRASVVRVEVEPLRPAAGFGSEIARLAERRKGLEDRLRAIEAREEIFKAAAKSQSSKTPRKTKGNPEPLTSVRKGTEYALTQLEEVYRARRQAEEGIRSVDDRLKALKASESPGGSVARLRLAGKGSVRYSYLVKGNGWTPFYDFRFNGTDSVEVTLRAILPRGAGKGSVVPLPMADAANGATPLPVPENFAVVDRRVFPVERAEALASLQGGTAFSFRNSSATRLVSGEGVCFRKGEYLGPVTFEGVAPGVLYEIVAGR; encoded by the coding sequence ATGCGACTCACGCTTTATGTAATCGGTTTTCTGCTGGCTGCCGTGCCGGCCATGGCCGGCAGCACTGTCACCTACTATCTGGACGGGGCCCGGATTTCGGGCGAAGCAAGCGCCGCCAGGGGCACGGTGGAAGTCCCGCTCCCTTCGACCTACATCCCCGGGTCCCTCCGGGTGAGTCCTGCCGGCCGTGCCAGCGTGGTCCGCGTGGAAGTGGAGCCCCTCCGGCCCGCTGCCGGATTCGGCAGTGAGATCGCCCGCCTGGCCGAACGGCGCAAGGGCCTTGAGGATCGGCTCAGAGCCATCGAAGCGCGGGAAGAGATATTCAAGGCGGCGGCAAAATCGCAAAGCAGCAAGACGCCGCGAAAGACCAAGGGCAACCCCGAACCCCTCACGTCGGTCAGGAAGGGGACCGAGTACGCCCTGACGCAGTTGGAGGAGGTCTATCGGGCCCGTCGGCAGGCCGAGGAGGGGATCAGGTCGGTGGATGACCGGCTGAAGGCACTCAAGGCTTCGGAGTCCCCTGGCGGCAGCGTGGCCCGGCTCCGACTCGCCGGAAAGGGCAGTGTCCGCTACAGTTACCTGGTGAAGGGAAACGGCTGGACCCCTTTTTACGACTTCAGATTCAACGGCACGGATTCGGTGGAGGTCACGCTTCGGGCCATTCTTCCACGGGGTGCCGGGAAAGGGAGCGTCGTCCCTCTGCCCATGGCGGACGCGGCCAACGGCGCCACGCCGCTCCCCGTGCCGGAGAACTTCGCTGTCGTGGATCGTCGCGTTTTCCCCGTCGAACGGGCGGAGGCCCTTGCCTCGCTCCAGGGCGGTACGGCCTTTTCCTTTCGCAATTCCTCCGCCACCAGACTCGTGTCGGGTGAGGGAGTCTGCTTTCGCAAGGGCGAGTATCTTGGCCCGGTGACGTTCGAGGGAGTGGCTCCCGGCGTTTTGTACGAGATCGTGGCCGGCAGATAA